Proteins encoded together in one Cardiocondyla obscurior isolate alpha-2009 linkage group LG07, Cobs3.1, whole genome shotgun sequence window:
- the Beta-phers gene encoding phenylalanine--tRNA ligase beta subunit, translated as MPTIGIKRDLLFRALGKVYSDDEFQDLCFRFGLELDEVTTEKQMIAKEQGSDQSVNASEEIIYKIDIPANRYDLLCLESLTTGLLIFLNKMPIPQYKAIKPNAGMERIVMTSECLKIRGHIVAAILRDVTLTQESYNSFIDLQDKLHQNIGRKRSLVSIGTHDLDTVKGPFLYDARPPSKIRFKPLYQDKVYTGEEIMQLYATHAQLKQYLPIIKDSPVYPVVYDSNGVVLSLPPIINGDHSKITLGTKNIFIECTATDLTKAKIVVDTLVCAFSQYCKKKYTAEIVEVVYPDNQTFYYPELKYRTEKVNYNKAINYVGIKRTPDQVAELLSKMSLKSKVKDKDTIMVEIPPTRHDVIHFCDIYEDVAIAYGYNEIEKTVPHMSTIAAELPLNKLADQIRVELAQAGFTEALTFSLCSREDIADKLGYKIEDVPAVHISNPKTLEFQVARTSLLPGLLKTISANKKMPLPHKLFEVSDVVLRDDTAEVGARNNRRLCAVYANKSAGFEIIHGLVDRVLLLLEVPWSVNKDKDGYYLRAAEDPTFFPHRCAEIVCYGEVIGKMGVLHPDVLSKFELNIPCSAMEINIEPFL; from the exons ACAACAGAGAAACAAATGATAGCAAAGGAACAAGGTTCTGACCAAAGTGTAAATGCCTCtgaagaaattatatataaaattgatataccTGCTAATAGATATGATCTTTTGTGTCTTGAAAGCCTAACCACTGGACTGCTTATATTTTTGAacaa aATGCCTATTCCACAATATAAAGCAATAAAACCAAATGCAGGAATGGAAAGAATTGTGATGACTTCAGag tgcTTAAAAATAAGAGGACATATAGTGGCTGCAATTTTAAGGGATGTTACTTTGACGCAAGAATCTTATAACAGTTTTATTGATCTTCAAGATAAGTTGCATCAAAATATAGGAAGAAAACGCAGCCTAGTTTCTATCGGAACTCATGACTTAGATACGGTTAAAGGCCCATTTTTATATGACGCCAGACCACCATCAAAGATACGTTTCAAACCTCTTTATCAAGATAAAGTTTATACTGGAGAAGAAATTATGCAACTCTATGCC ACACATGCACAGCTTAAACAATATTTACCCATCATAAAAGACAGTCCTGTTTACCCAGTGGTATACGATAGTAATGGAGTTGTTTTATCTCTTCCTCCTATTATCAATGGTGATCATTCAAAAATTACACTCGGTACaaagaatattttcatcgaatGTACGGCAACTGATCTTACAAAG GCAAAGATAGTGGTAGACACTCTCGTCTGTGCTTTTAGTCAGtattgcaaaaagaaatatacagCTGAAATTGTAGAAGTAGTGTATCCCGATAATCAGACTTTCTATTATccagaattaaaatatcgaacgGAAAAGGTCAATTATAATAAGGCGATTAATTACGTCGGTATTAA GCGAACGCCAGATCAAGTTGCGGAATTATTGTCAAAAATGTCTTTAAAATCTAAAGTGAAAGATAAAGATACGATAATGGTGGAAATACCACCGACTAGGCACGATGTGATACACTTTTGTGATATTTATGAGGACGTTGCTATTGCTTACGGTTATAACGAAATAGAGAAAACCGTACCGCATATGTCGACGATCGCAGCAGAA TTACCACTAAACAAGCTCGCTGATCAAATACGAGTAGAATTAGCCCAAGCAGGATTCACCGAAGCACTGACCTTCTCTTTG tgTTCACGTGAAGATATAGCAGACAAATTGGGATATAAAATAGAAGATGTTCCAGCAGTTCACATATCAAATCCAAAAACATTGGAATTTCAG GTTGCGCGAACTTCACTTTTACCAGGATTACTTAAAACGATAtctgcgaataaaaaaatgcctTTGCCTCACAAACTGTTCGAAGTTAGCGACGTTGTATTGCGAGACGATACAGCGGAAGTTGGTGCGCGCAATAATCGCCGTTTGTGCGCAGTTTATGCTAATAAATCGGCTGGTTTCGAGATTATTCACGGCCTAGTAGATAGagtgttattattattagaggTACCATGGAGCgttaataaagataaagatgGATATTATCTGCGTGCTGCTGAAG ACCCAACATTTTTCCCTCATCGATGTGCCGAAATTGTCTGTTACGGTGAGGTGATAGGAAAGATGGGAGTTTTACATCCAGATGTACTCTCAaagtttgaattaaatattccatGTTCTGCAATGGAAATAAACATCGAAccatttttataa